The genomic segment tgattgctatttattttattcaagataattttttaaattgattttttttttacattttcactctccttaggttttttttgtttttactaaatttagtcttcattcattttattgttattcttttctctttggtatttttttaaaattgatttttttttaatttcatccttcaacattaaattggttgggaattgagctttTTGATTTAGTCCGGGTCTAAAATTTCACATGTTGTGATTTTTAGAGATTGACCTAGTTTTAGAAAGTTCATCTGGGTTTgctttatcttttcttcttttttaagctcatgttttttcagtttcatccttcaatatttatttgatcGGAGATTGAgcttcattgatttttattttattttctttctacatGATTTTTCACTAGTTATAAGTTTTAAATATAACTTGGGTTATCTCGAgtcttttatttgttattatttttaaaatttagcttttttaaaagatattttttaaaattagattaaactaattgattaaatataagtatAAAATGTTCACtacatgatattttaaaaaagaagagacttcttttattttatttggtagACATCATTTTATTGGcatgaataattatttgattaaataaaaagattgtccaaaaaaataaagttattaaacacaaTTGCACATGTTCCATGttgcaagattaaatatcttgatttatattaatttcttgatctttttgattttcttatcaagaataaaattattctgTAAGTACAGATGAAATAGTTAGCTAGCATATGCTATTATGTGTTCTCATCGGTATCTTCCTTCTCATGTTCTcttattctatttttcttcaataagtACTCGGGGGTATTTCTCATTGTGCGTTTCTATCAAAAAAAGGTCCCCATTCCCTCCAACttagcaataaaataaaacactctctcctttctcgaggacaggaactacaaatacaaaaacaaaaacaaaaagccgAGTATCCTAACCAACCAGACCATGCATCTTGTCCAAGTGAAAGCTTTCAGGCAAAGTTTGGATCTCAGTGGGTGCCTAGCGCCTACTCTTACAGGGTGAGAAGTAAAGAGCTAGCTAGCGTATAGTTGAGGAATCAGGCTAGTTTAGGAAACCATGGGAATATTGAGAACGCATCCACCCTTTTCACAGAGCATAAACGCGTAGGCATAAGGTGGAAAAGAGATGATGTTAAAATAACAAGGAGAGCATCTCTTCGCCGGAAAGTTCACGTCACTTATCGCGGCACTAGATAATCTAACGGCATGCCGTACAGCAGGAAAAGATCTGACATTGCTGTTGATAGAATGCAAGAGCCAGCTTTCAAAATTAGCTCAagacagagaaaaaaaataatcatacgAGTCCAGTATGATTTTCATGATGGCCTAACAAATGCATGTGATATCTAATAAACAAATGATTAATGACCAAATATAACTTCCAATACACAAAGCCAGCACAAATCTGAGCAACCCATCCCTAAATTATACCAAATAAGATTGATTTATTTCCATTGCAAAACAAATCCGCTATGTACACATGTAGAAGGGCAAGCCCATCCCTAGCACCCTGACCTGACCTCCATACCATCCATCAAACAAATATCGGCATAACTACATGATTTTCTCCTCTTGGTGGCACCTGACTGCCGACTCAACCCCACCTCCCCTTGCCCATTAGTCAAGAGGCTGAATTAATACAACTTACAGCAAAGATCAGACCGCGTGCCACACCTATTCTGCTGCTTCAACGTGTTGTCGAGCCAGGTACTTTTCTCGCCGCTCTTTCTGAAGAATAAATAGTAATGAAGGTGAAGAAATTGTATTATGacatgaaaatcataaaaactgaACACTGTTAAATCAGAGAGAATATCCATACCCATTCATCTATCACGAGACCTTCCCCCACAACACGGGGCCCTGTGTCTGGTGGAGGTTTCTTGCGTGCTTCAAGAGCAGCCTCTGCTTCAGCCAACTGAAGCTTCAGTTTCTCCATTGCCTTCAGAGAAACAATCTCATTctcattttttagctttttagcTTTTTATCGTGCACATAATCAACAACTGAacacagaaaaacaaaatttacatACAGGACTAGGATGCTCTGCATCTAAAAACACAACCCGCAATATGCGCTCAACTGTTACTTGATCCTTTTGTTCATCAAACTGCAAAAGGCAAGGTCAATTTGGGTTCAAGAAATGGAAGAGGCATAAAAGAAGTAGAAGCATAAGGAATATTTATGAGCAGTCTCTGGCAGCACCAGAATTATCATGTTTAGACGCACATAATTTAAATGCAGATAATTCCAATCACAGTTTTCCCTGTCAAACATGACAAGAAACAAACGCCAGCTTTTCAGAAAACTTTGGAAAAGATATTGGAAACTTGACAACTCATCccttttttaaacatttatgtTTGGAGTTCTTTAAAAATCCTCCAATACATGACAATACTGCACAGCCGTGTAGTTGCAACCCAACTACCATAACAAACCTTATAAATGAGGCTCTTGTAGGACCTAGATTGAACATCAAggttatttaaaaatcttatattcAATCAAACTAAGCTGCAATATAAATAGGCAACAAACAATAATTAAGATGGCTAAAAAATTCAACTCCTCAGTTCACTTGTTAACTAGTGATGCTCATAGgtaaggctttttttttttcagaattatgtTTCTTGACCTTGCTTGCACTCATTTGGCATCTTCAActatgaaaatgaaaaacagaCCGCTGCCGTTTCTATCTCCAAACCACTAATTTTATTTCCatggatataatttttttttaattcattaaattatacTCGCCATGGAATAAGAGTTCACTGAAAATCTTTGAATCCCACAACCTCATGAACATTGATGAAAACCCATTATATGCCACAAATGCCAATAAGCAAAGTTTGTCAGCAGTAAAGCTTCCAAAATTGCATGTCCGAACCCTGAAAAAGTTTATCCCAAGGCATTACGGCAACAACCAAACATTAACATTTCTCCAACAAAAAAAGCActggatttttcattttatttcaaactttAAAAGTGAAACAAAAACTATTGATGTGAATAGCTATTCCTCAACACCAAGTATAATACAGAGACAGATAGTGATATAAAAGGCACAACTCAACATGACGTACCAGTTCAGGCACATACTCTATTCCTCCCTTCACTTTCAAACTCACAATCTTGAATTTAACATTGCTCTTCTGGTCCATTTGTTTTGCATTGTTCTCCGGTTGCTCCACAAACTTGAAAACTAtccatcaaaatataaaattcgaATCAACAGAATAAACAACACAAAATACTACCAAGAGCTAATAAGCACATCACCCCTTGAGACACAAACAAATGGAATGATCATGAGTAAATTACCCGTCGCAATAAGGCTCTCTCCTGGAGCAAGGATACCACCGGGTGGACGCATGTAACAGCTCTTCGGTGCAGTTGTTTGAAACTATAACATCACATATAGATATCAGTTAGATAGTTCAACAAGATCGTTATCAATGATCACAAGTCAGAACACTAACAAGCATaaactcaggttttttttatataaaaaaattcaataaaaaattcacattaaatcaagaataaaaaaaatgcacacAAAAACAAGTTACTACAGGTAGGACACCAGCGGAAAAGATCCCATTCAGTGTACtgacaaaatatttaaaatagacaaaaattaaaataacaccTAAAATGCAAACCACAAGGTTAAATTTAATTCGTATTATTAAATAATGTAATTAACCTCtgtgttataattattaattttaacaaacacTGATACCTTAAAAGCAACATGAGACTTGCTTCTGTTTTTTAACCTTATCGCACTTCTTACTTGCTTCCCGGGTtcatctataataataataacaataattaatattaaaatgaattaaacaataaaaatagcaaaaaaaaatagttgacaaAAGGAAAGTCAACAGGGATAAGATTAAAACGCAGCGTACAAGGGAAGTAGAGATTATTAGCAGGATCAAGCCGGAGCCTTCGCGGAGCAGGTAAAAGCGATCGCGCAACAGAGGACACGGTTGCGGACTTCAAACCGCTGCTATTAACCTCCACGTGTCGGACACTGTTGCTGCTGCCCTTGTGACTGTGGTTAAGGTTTTGTGTAGAAGAGGAAGTGGAAGAGTTAGTCGCTGTTTGCCAGAACGGACAGAGCCTAAACAGCTTCATGTTGTGGTCGCCGTTACTTTTATTCCGGCCAGACACCCCCATCTATCACCGGAAACTCCACGTGGCCGGTAACCAAAAAGACTATCAGTTAGTTATGTAGCTGTTCAGTAAGAAGAAGGGCGTGCCTGGAACGAGTTTTAAACATGGGTGTCGGATTTGAAATGGTTTTTGTCCAActtgagattttatattttggttCTGGAGTCCGTGCTTTGGTGTGGTTGTACGCAAGGGTAGATGTGGGATTGAGCAAGGGTAGAGGGGGTATATTAGGTATGAAAAGTAGCGGAGGGTGATGGTGGAGGGGAGGAGCGTTAATCGAGCTGGTGATGAGAATTAATGAAGGGAAAACTAAATTAGGTAAGGTTAATGTTATGGCATTTACGGTTGTCGGCTACGTTTGTTGGCGTGGTGAAAGGTTGGTTGGTTGGGGATTAGTTGGGCAATTAATTAGGTGAATAGTGATATTCTTCCGGTGGGCGTGCTTCTGAATATTTAATGGCTTCCGCGGCTAAGAAGCAGTCGAATGGCTTTGCTCTGTGCTATAAATAACACTATCCTAATATGATGATATTTGTCTAAGTTATCATTAGAGTGAGATTAAAGATTTGTTTGCGAGTGTTGTGGGTGATTTGTTGCCTAATACGCTAATACCATCTTCCTTTGCCAGAAAGGAAATGAATTTCCCTTATACTTCcctcttaaattattaaatactttTGGTGTgttgctttttattaaaaagtacaTTTcgttattataattaattatataaatacctTTTAAATTATCTCGTTAgcaatgaattacaccacctaTGTGGAATTGGTGTTTATTAACGTATTAAATTAGATTCAACTAGGTAAGTTGTATGTGTGTTGCTAAGAGCTATATCTAGAAACGTACACtgcttttaattataaaataattaaaaaaatattttttaaacatataatCAAGAGCTAAtagtactaaaaaaatatatgatttgatttttaaccaacaaataaataacatgcaAAAAATTTGCACAAATTGTCTCATTATATTCCCTTATATTTCActttgttaaattattaaatacttttgtagtgttggttttttattaaaaagtaaaattgattATAATAGTTGATTATATAAATACCTTTTAAATTATCTCGTTAGCAATGAATTGCACTTATGTGTAATTTGTGTTTGTTAATATGTTTAATTAGATTCAACTAGTTATGTTGCATATATTGTTGTGAGTAATTTCTAGAAACACTTactgtttttaattataaaataatcaaaaagagaaaaatgtttTCTAAACATGTAATTTAAAGGtagtaatattaaaaagtatatgatttgattttcaaGCAACAGATAAGTAACATCCGAAAAATttacttaaattattttaaattttatataagaatcaatttgtaaaatataaaagaatatcaATCTAATATAAGTATTATTTGaacaactcaaaacaaaatataatatgataaacaaaaagagtatgaatttttttttaatattgtgccATAgacaattatttaatattgttattgcATCTAGTCTATtgtcttaattttaaaatcttttaatgtAATCATTTGTCtctaacttaaatttaaagctaaattttataataattgctacaaattaatagaaaaaacataaatcttgattttttaaattgtccGAAAAAAACCATTAGCGATATGTCTTCTTTCATTGTAAATGACCTGTCacccacttttttttaaaaaaaataaagacaaacaaTGCATAATCCTCtcccaaattaaataaataaaaaaacccctaAACATTGGCATGCCTGGGCTTTTTCATTAAGAAAAGGTGAGTGGACATAGCCCATTAATGCCCAAtttctttattcttgtttttatctattgtttctatttttaaatattgatttatgcactttcttttatttcttaaacaaattgaattgttttgtttttaattagtgtttgatattttcatatgcTTTTAGTTATATGAAACCCTGGAAAGATTAGCTtgatttatattgaatttattattattatatttgatatgatttaACTGTATTTGtatgaaatttttataaaacaaacataaattatttgttattagcAATAATATTGAACCccgatgaaaatatttaaaataaaaaggatagtGAATGTAAAAATTtgtatatgtatttatattttatttctacaaTAAAAATTAGCTTCTcactttaataattaattagtgttaacagttttttttatttatcaatttatatattttataatttattttataaatcataaaCCATATTTTTGTTTCTCAGTTAAAAAAAGTCGTGATAGAGAACATGTCCAGaatataattgttttcaattaaaaattaattggaatCTTGTCCGCGGCGGCATGAATGAGATATTTGCATTAATAGTATATTAgtatttctcaattaaaaaataatatttttaaaatgtatctataatattaaatattcctTTAttacattcaaaattaaatgacCGCGGGCTATAATATTAGTTTAGATGATTCCGTGTGGCATTGGCGTTGAAAACCAAGGAAGAtggtaaagaaaataaaaaacaaaccacatCGAAGCTTCTAGTGGATCAACCTTGTCGAGATTATTTTATGCTTCTttcttaaaacattttttttcttaggctGTCGTGTGCACCAGTGCTGGaaccatggttttttttttttcctttgaaccGAGGAACCATGGTGGAGTGGTGGGAAATATAACACCAAATCAACAGATCAAGGAGAAGTTCTGGTAATAGCAAATTTTGTTGATGATAAATATTCTTCATTTTGCCTTCTTTATAACAGGGCTTTCTTTTTAGTTAACGCTTCGTTTTTGGGCTGGATTCCCAGTTTCCAGCAACGGGCTTGATCTTGTACACCTATATGTCGAAGTCGGAGTGGGTTTTTTCCTCTCAATTGCATCGAATTTCATAGCAGTGATGGATGGACTCGACATGAAAATACCATCAGTGGCGTGGACCTCTCTTGAACATCTTAGTTGCAAACAATATTACATGGAATACATCAAGGTATTTGAAAACTGAAGATTGAAAATACATCAAGCTATTCTTTCGCAGTAGGAACACTAAGAACTTGATATTTTATACGAGGAAAAAAAGGGATCATTTAGGCCCCCAACAAATCAAGTGTAAGAGCGCCTCAGCCTTCTCTTCCCTTCTCTTCCTCCTATAGTCATCAGCACCACTGTTCATTCCCGTGGCCTCATGACTATTACCACCAGATGCGGTGCTAATTCTGCACATATTTTTGCTGGCACTGTTAATGTTGCTTGGTGCAGATTCTGCCCCACCAATATTACTCTTCTGCGCCATGGACTTGAATGCCACCTCAAACTTGCACAGTGTTCTATTACCTCCCATTGCTCCTCTTTATCTCTCTCACTAACTTCTCTGCTAAAAATTTAGAGGTAGTAAAAAGAAGGGCATGTAGAAGTGATTCTTAAGGCAGTCGGAGTCTTGATCACTTGGCAGAAAGGTTGCTGGATGCGTTGAAACTTGTTAGGCGCGGTCTATTTATGCATGCAATGATAAAACAGGGGCTTGCTTCCTCGGGATATGGgaaactgggttcttcttttcctttccttgccaataaaataaaaaagtcttgAAGCTAATGAATACCTCGCATGTCATCACCTTAAGATGtgaatttaaatagaaaataaaaataaaaatttatttttatgaatttacaAAGTGCTCATGAATTAATAGCACTTGGATAGTCGTATTAACGAATCTATtccattgaaataaattaacgAATTCACAATTACTggaatatatttgttaattttaaaccaccttttgttatttttgttgtctGGACGGAAGCTAAAACCACCCTtgctaagaaaaaaacaaaaaaaggtaaTGATTTCTCCCGCGTTGGAAAGTGTTGTGGTTTTGAGAAAACTGAGGTTGAATAAGGATTTTAGCTCCCAGGTTTGTGGGCAGTGGTTTTAATATTCCAAGGGGTGAGGGTCTAGGCTGTGTTTGgcgattttaaaaattttgaatttttttattttgatttaattttttaatatttttagattattttaataatatcataatattaaaaataaattttaataaataaataaattattttaatatattttcacataaaaaccatttcaaaaaacaatccaACCAAACACTCCTATTCGCCGGCTTTTTAGCTGGATCTCTTGTTTAGGTCCTGGCGtgtcttttcttttcacttaatttaatttaattgaaagtaAGCACGTGCTAAAGTGACTTTTTGACAAAAGACACCCCCAGCTTGAGCACACGGTTATAATTACATGGTCTGGGGCTCTGGGCAGTCGGTTTCTAAAATGTCAGAAATGCCCTTGGCCAGTAGTTTCATAATTAACTTTTACCTTTTTCATAGAAAAGTTAAgaactttttattaaatatcaaagtGTTTGGTATTTGTGGTAATTtttatggttgtgatttgaaaaaatttgttttataaaaattacttttagttaaaattggtttagtatttatatatgtttcattaaaactgtggttgaaattaaggttaaacaaaaaaatagtttaatgtatttggacAAAATAGGTTGaacaaattgaggttatatatatatatatatttatttattgatgatttttaatttaaatattttagatttaactaatgttattacatcatgaaataaataatattgatattaaatattttttattgttccattaaacgatttacaatttcatcatgtaCGCAATCCATCCGACAAATACTTCAGTTTCATTagtttcttaagcgcgcaacaacatcaggtaaaatatcatcaggaacaaaattgggattgtgatcaaattctgcaaatgctacgtcatcaagcgatctccttctaatttttcaaataaaacaaaattaaaaataaaaataaaaattgattttttttactgggtcggacccgacaagaacaaaattaggattgcgatcaaattctataaatgttacgtcatcaagcgatctacttctaatttttagaataaaacaagttaaaaataaaaataaaaattgattttttttaagtgggtCGGACCCGACAAGagcaaaattgggattgcgatcaaattctgcaaatgctacgtcatcaagcgatctccttctaat from the Populus nigra chromosome 9, ddPopNigr1.1, whole genome shotgun sequence genome contains:
- the LOC133703350 gene encoding vesicle-associated protein 4-1-like, with protein sequence MGVSGRNKSNGDHNMKLFRLCPFWQTATNSSTSSSTQNLNHSHKGSSNSVRHVEVNSSGLKSATVSSVARSLLPAPRRLRLDPANNLYFPYEPGKQVRSAIRLKNRSKSHVAFKFQTTAPKSCYMRPPGGILAPGESLIATVFKFVEQPENNAKQMDQKSNVKFKIVSLKVKGGIEYVPELFDEQKDQVTVERILRVVFLDAEHPSPAMEKLKLQLAEAEAALEARKKPPPDTGPRVVGEGLVIDEWKERREKYLARQHVEAAE